From a single Collibacillus ludicampi genomic region:
- a CDS encoding thiamine pyrophosphate-binding protein: MPKQQVQQVRTVAETILEQLALWGVERIYGVVGDAILGLMDALAKQDRIRFIAVRHESMAAMMASAEAKLTGRLGVCVATMGPGMVNLLNGLADAHLDQAPVLAITGQAPLNKVGADDKQVIDQQVMIQPLARFSTLLASPDATVDLLAKALHIAQTEGAVTHLSIPKDLFTQKQSEQARPPVHMLYAKHHFQEEDLVPAIETLKFAQRPMIVAGVGARKAIDSIKTLAEVWGAGLVLSLGAKGSVDESFPLLAGGIGEGGNPDVSQLMNDADIILLVGDTWWPEGFVPKEARIVQVDTAPRNIGHKMTVEIGIVGDAGAVIPVFVDALRAHMCNQSWLRRVREVKEKWDKTIEEEGNRSGTPIPPQRVIRAIERTVRPDSILTVDTGDHTVWFSRIFRSKGQRLLFSGDWRTMGFALPAAIAAKLCCPERQVLALVGDGGLAMSLMELSTAVRYLLPITLVVMNNGTLQMEKSKMIVQGYMQEGVNLNNPDFVALAQACGWNAMKVGRDTELEGALEQALMSERPTLLDVHVQDTIPPLTAKKPLQG, translated from the coding sequence ATGCCAAAACAACAAGTACAGCAAGTGCGTACAGTCGCAGAAACGATTTTGGAACAATTGGCGCTCTGGGGGGTGGAGCGCATCTATGGAGTGGTCGGTGACGCCATTCTGGGGCTGATGGATGCACTGGCCAAACAGGATCGAATTCGTTTTATCGCTGTCAGGCATGAATCGATGGCCGCGATGATGGCATCGGCTGAAGCGAAATTAACGGGACGGTTGGGAGTGTGTGTGGCCACCATGGGGCCTGGTATGGTGAACCTGCTCAACGGATTGGCCGATGCACATCTCGATCAAGCCCCGGTACTCGCCATTACCGGGCAGGCCCCTTTGAACAAAGTGGGAGCGGATGATAAACAAGTGATCGATCAACAGGTGATGATCCAACCTCTCGCACGCTTTAGCACGTTGCTCGCAAGTCCTGACGCTACGGTGGATCTTCTGGCGAAAGCGTTGCATATCGCTCAAACGGAAGGGGCAGTCACCCATCTTTCCATCCCGAAAGATCTATTTACACAAAAACAATCTGAACAGGCGCGTCCTCCCGTTCACATGCTGTATGCAAAACATCATTTTCAAGAAGAAGATTTGGTCCCGGCCATCGAGACTTTAAAGTTCGCCCAACGCCCCATGATCGTCGCGGGTGTGGGTGCGCGCAAAGCGATCGATAGCATAAAGACTCTCGCAGAAGTGTGGGGCGCCGGGTTGGTTTTAAGTCTAGGTGCGAAAGGAAGCGTGGACGAGTCGTTTCCGTTGTTGGCGGGCGGAATCGGCGAAGGGGGAAATCCGGATGTTTCGCAACTGATGAATGATGCGGATATTATTTTGCTCGTCGGTGATACATGGTGGCCGGAAGGGTTTGTCCCGAAAGAGGCACGGATCGTGCAAGTGGATACAGCCCCGCGCAATATCGGACACAAAATGACTGTGGAGATCGGTATCGTGGGTGATGCGGGGGCCGTCATACCTGTATTCGTCGACGCGCTCCGGGCACACATGTGCAACCAGAGTTGGCTTCGCAGAGTTCGAGAAGTGAAGGAAAAATGGGACAAAACGATCGAAGAGGAAGGAAACAGGAGCGGTACGCCGATCCCTCCCCAGCGGGTCATCCGTGCCATCGAGCGGACCGTCAGGCCTGATTCGATCCTCACGGTGGATACGGGTGATCATACCGTCTGGTTTAGCCGTATTTTTCGTTCCAAAGGGCAGCGTCTTCTTTTCTCGGGCGATTGGCGCACGATGGGATTCGCATTGCCGGCGGCGATCGCTGCGAAACTCTGCTGTCCGGAACGGCAGGTATTGGCGCTCGTAGGTGATGGTGGGCTCGCGATGTCGCTTATGGAATTGTCGACAGCCGTCCGTTATCTCTTGCCGATCACGCTCGTCGTGATGAACAATGGAACACTGCAAATGGAAAAGAGCAAAATGATCGTACAAGGGTATATGCAAGAGGGAGTGAATTTGAACAATCCGGATTTCGTCGCGCTTGCACAGGCGTGCGGTTGGAATGCAATGAAAGTGGGGAGAGATACGGAACTGGAGGGGGCGCTAGAACAGGCGCTGATGAGCGAACGTCCGACGTTACTGGATGTACATGTTCAGGATACCATTCCGCCTTTAACCGCGAAAAAGCCGCTTCAAGGATAG
- a CDS encoding YrzI family small protein, whose protein sequence is MLAIQVFGFSITISMEKRKQSPQEIEGMLQVSQIMEEIVDNRLNIFRKF, encoded by the coding sequence TTGTTAGCCATTCAAGTGTTCGGATTCTCAATTACGATTTCCATGGAAAAAAGGAAACAATCGCCTCAAGAGATTGAAGGGATGCTGCAAGTTTCACAAATCATGGAGGAGATTGTGGACAATCGTTTAAACATCTTTCGCAAGTTTTAG
- a CDS encoding aspartate aminotransferase family protein: MHDAIMQTYGRMPVTMVRGEGARLYDENGKEYLDFTAGIAVTNLGHSHPAITEAISKQAAQLIHCSNLYYNPSQIKLAETLVEHSCMDQVFFCNSGAEANEAAIKLARKYAFDHYGPEKYEIITFKDSFHGRTMGAITATGQTKYQKGFGPLVPGFHYAEAGDLHSVLGLINEKTCAIMIEPVQGEGGVLPMNPDFLTALRKLCDEKGILLIFDEIQTGIGRTGTLFAYEQFSIEPDILTLAKGLANGVPIGAMLAKKHVSKVFTPGTHASTFGGNPLATTAALATLDILLGKGYLERVRTLGNYLADRLAELVKKYEIAVEVRGMGLMRGVLLKEGAGAVVSAAFEKGLLLTVAGGNTVRFVPPFVITEADIDQAVSIVDQVLGEKSMEFEK, translated from the coding sequence ATGCATGATGCGATCATGCAGACTTACGGGCGCATGCCCGTAACGATGGTGCGTGGTGAAGGCGCGCGCCTGTATGACGAAAACGGCAAGGAATACCTTGATTTCACGGCGGGGATCGCCGTAACGAACCTGGGGCACAGCCATCCTGCCATCACGGAAGCGATCAGCAAGCAAGCGGCACAACTGATCCACTGTTCGAATCTCTACTATAACCCCTCACAGATCAAGCTGGCCGAAACATTGGTCGAACATTCCTGCATGGATCAAGTCTTTTTTTGCAATTCGGGCGCGGAAGCGAATGAAGCGGCGATCAAGCTTGCGCGCAAGTATGCCTTTGATCATTACGGCCCCGAAAAATATGAGATCATCACGTTTAAAGATTCGTTTCATGGCAGAACGATGGGTGCTATCACCGCGACCGGTCAAACCAAATATCAAAAAGGGTTCGGGCCGCTCGTCCCCGGGTTTCATTATGCGGAAGCGGGAGACTTACATTCGGTCTTGGGGCTGATCAATGAAAAGACATGTGCCATCATGATTGAACCGGTACAAGGGGAAGGCGGCGTGCTGCCGATGAATCCCGATTTTTTGACCGCACTGCGAAAGCTTTGTGACGAGAAAGGGATTCTGCTCATTTTCGATGAGATTCAAACGGGTATCGGCCGGACAGGCACACTTTTTGCGTATGAGCAGTTTTCGATCGAACCGGATATTCTTACACTGGCGAAAGGATTGGCGAACGGGGTACCGATCGGGGCCATGCTTGCGAAGAAACACGTATCCAAGGTCTTCACGCCGGGAACACACGCTTCGACTTTCGGCGGGAATCCGCTGGCGACAACCGCTGCTCTGGCGACACTTGATATTCTTCTCGGGAAAGGATATCTCGAACGCGTGCGTACGCTTGGTAACTACCTGGCGGATCGTCTGGCGGAATTGGTGAAGAAATACGAAATCGCTGTCGAAGTGCGCGGCATGGGTTTAATGAGAGGGGTCTTGCTGAAGGAAGGAGCGGGGGCTGTCGTCTCCGCCGCATTTGAAAAAGGCCTTCTGCTCACAGTGGCAGGGGGAAACACAGTCCGTTTCGTCCCGCCTTTTGTAATCACGGAAGCGGATATCGATCAAGCCGTCTCGATTGTCGATCAAGTGTTAGGAGAAAAATCTATGGAATTTGAAAAATAA
- the argB gene encoding acetylglutamate kinase — translation MTELREKANTLIEALPYIRRFAGKTVVIKYGGSAMGGPFEQVILDIVWLCHVGIKPVIVHGGGKEISSTLSRLGIEARFVDGLRITDAQTMDVVEMVLAGKINKRIVGMFGKHGVKAVGISGVDAGTLQVKKKEYQHGDLGQVGEITTVDTGLLTSLVESGFVPVVAPIGVDEKGERYNVNADSAAGAIAGALGAEKLVLLTDVPGIMRETASGKEVISRITADEIRELIADGTIYGGMVPKVEACLGALESGAKHVHIVNGEEPHALLLEVFTDKGIGTMVLGGDSHA, via the coding sequence ATGACGGAATTGAGGGAAAAAGCGAACACCCTGATCGAAGCGTTGCCCTATATCCGACGGTTTGCCGGAAAGACGGTCGTCATCAAGTACGGAGGTTCAGCCATGGGAGGGCCATTCGAACAGGTGATTCTCGACATCGTATGGCTTTGTCATGTAGGGATCAAACCTGTGATTGTACACGGGGGCGGCAAAGAGATCTCATCCACCCTGAGCCGCTTGGGCATCGAAGCCCGATTTGTGGACGGCCTTCGCATCACTGACGCCCAGACGATGGATGTGGTGGAAATGGTGCTTGCAGGCAAGATCAACAAACGGATCGTCGGGATGTTTGGCAAGCATGGTGTGAAAGCGGTCGGTATCTCGGGAGTGGATGCAGGTACGCTGCAAGTCAAGAAGAAAGAGTACCAACATGGCGATCTCGGACAGGTTGGGGAAATCACGACCGTGGACACGGGTTTATTGACAAGCTTGGTTGAATCAGGATTTGTACCTGTGGTCGCTCCTATCGGAGTGGATGAAAAGGGCGAGCGTTACAATGTGAATGCCGATTCGGCGGCAGGAGCCATCGCCGGTGCGCTCGGTGCCGAAAAACTGGTGTTGCTTACGGATGTTCCCGGTATCATGCGAGAAACGGCAAGCGGGAAAGAAGTGATCTCCCGGATCACGGCGGATGAGATTCGGGAACTTATTGCGGACGGCACGATTTATGGCGGGATGGTGCCAAAGGTCGAAGCATGTCTGGGGGCGCTTGAATCGGGGGCCAAACATGTGCACATCGTGAATGGCGAAGAACCGCATGCTCTTCTGCTTGAGGTGTTCACCGACAAAGGAATCGGTACGATGGTATTGGGAGGGGATTCACATGCATGA
- the argJ gene encoding bifunctional glutamate N-acetyltransferase/amino-acid acetyltransferase ArgJ gives MEKTLQNLIRVNGGVTAAKGFRAAGIKAGIKAGRKDLGLIVSDVPAAAAGVFTTNVVRASCVTVTESVVKHSGVLQAVVANAGNANACTGKQGELDTLQMQQWTAEAIGIDSTLVGVASTGVIGVPLPMDKVSEGIRHAASMLHVTGGDDFAEAILTTDTCKKEIAVQVEIHGKTVTVGGVAKGSGMIHPNMATMLAFITTDAAVRADALQRALSQITDKTFNRITVDGDTSTNDMVLVMANGLAAHVLLVEEDPEWDRFVGALHTVCLHLAKAIARDGEGATKLIEVTVTGTRTESEAVQIAKTIVGSSLVKTAIYGTDANWGRIIAAAGRAGVSIDPGKIDVKLGSILVCQEGMGLAFDEDQAKSYLENETVSITVDLHQGDANATAYGCDLTYDYVKINASYRT, from the coding sequence ATGGAGAAGACACTGCAAAATCTGATCCGTGTGAATGGCGGAGTGACAGCAGCCAAAGGATTTCGTGCCGCGGGGATCAAGGCGGGAATCAAGGCCGGGCGTAAAGATCTCGGATTGATCGTTTCGGATGTGCCGGCAGCGGCAGCCGGTGTGTTCACGACAAATGTCGTACGCGCTTCTTGTGTCACCGTTACGGAGTCGGTTGTCAAACATAGCGGTGTTCTGCAAGCTGTCGTCGCGAATGCGGGAAATGCAAACGCTTGTACCGGAAAACAGGGTGAATTGGACACATTGCAGATGCAACAATGGACGGCCGAGGCGATCGGAATTGATTCCACACTTGTGGGAGTGGCTTCTACAGGTGTAATCGGAGTCCCTCTTCCTATGGATAAAGTAAGCGAAGGCATTCGTCACGCAGCCTCGATGTTACACGTTACAGGCGGAGACGATTTTGCCGAGGCGATCTTGACGACCGATACGTGCAAGAAGGAAATTGCCGTACAAGTGGAGATTCACGGGAAAACGGTAACGGTCGGCGGTGTGGCCAAAGGTTCGGGCATGATTCATCCCAATATGGCAACGATGCTCGCATTCATCACCACCGATGCGGCAGTTCGTGCGGATGCCCTGCAGCGTGCATTATCGCAGATTACGGACAAGACGTTCAATCGCATCACCGTCGACGGGGATACGAGCACGAACGATATGGTGCTTGTTATGGCCAACGGTCTGGCAGCTCATGTGTTGCTGGTCGAAGAGGATCCGGAGTGGGATCGTTTTGTCGGCGCGCTTCACACGGTGTGTTTGCATCTGGCAAAAGCGATTGCACGCGATGGAGAAGGGGCGACCAAATTGATCGAGGTCACCGTGACGGGTACTCGCACGGAAAGCGAAGCGGTGCAGATCGCGAAAACGATCGTTGGTTCAAGCCTTGTGAAAACGGCCATATATGGGACGGATGCAAACTGGGGCCGGATCATCGCGGCTGCGGGGCGGGCTGGCGTGAGTATCGACCCTGGCAAGATCGATGTGAAATTAGGTTCGATCCTTGTTTGCCAAGAGGGGATGGGCCTTGCATTCGATGAAGATCAGGCGAAATCGTATCTGGAGAATGAAACCGTATCGATTACGGTCGACTTGCATCAAGGAGATGCGAACGCCACCGCATACGGCTGTGACCTGACATATGATTACGTAAAAATCAACGCCAGCTATCGTACCTAG
- the argC gene encoding N-acetyl-gamma-glutamyl-phosphate reductase, with translation MKIAVIGATGYTGAELLRILSMHPRVEVSVLTSDSSAGKSIAQLYPHVRDIYKHTLQQADPAEIAKQADLAFVALPGGLSSGIVPGLIEAGLKVIDLGGDFRLPAPLYETWYKKQAPPVELQQQAVYGLSEWYAEEIAQANLITNPGCYPTATLLGLLPLVKNGLIELDSIVVDAKSGVSGAGKALSLNTHYPEINENLKAYKLGVHQHIPEIETQLARVAGEDVTISFTTHLVPMVRGILTTSYARLKDRWTTRDLLDLYQQVYEGATFVRIRPEGEFPATKEVATSNYCDIGLYVDERTRRVTVISVIDNLVKGASGQAVQNLNLMNGWDEATGLGFVPVYP, from the coding sequence ATGAAGATCGCGGTGATTGGTGCGACCGGATACACCGGTGCTGAACTGCTTCGCATTTTATCTATGCATCCACGTGTAGAGGTATCTGTTCTTACTTCCGACTCCTCTGCGGGAAAGTCTATCGCTCAGTTATATCCACATGTACGTGATATTTATAAACACACATTGCAACAAGCAGATCCGGCGGAAATAGCCAAACAGGCGGATCTGGCATTTGTCGCCCTTCCCGGCGGTCTTTCCAGCGGGATTGTTCCCGGGCTGATCGAAGCCGGGCTTAAAGTCATTGACCTTGGAGGAGACTTCCGCTTGCCGGCTCCTCTTTATGAAACATGGTATAAGAAGCAAGCCCCTCCTGTTGAATTGCAGCAACAGGCTGTCTACGGCTTGTCCGAGTGGTACGCGGAAGAAATCGCACAAGCGAATCTGATCACTAACCCGGGCTGTTACCCGACGGCTACTCTGCTAGGATTGCTGCCTCTCGTGAAAAATGGACTGATCGAACTCGATTCGATCGTCGTCGATGCGAAATCAGGCGTATCCGGTGCGGGTAAAGCCCTTTCATTAAACACTCACTATCCAGAAATTAACGAGAATTTAAAAGCATACAAATTAGGTGTACATCAACACATCCCCGAGATTGAAACGCAGCTTGCCCGTGTCGCTGGCGAAGATGTCACGATTTCATTCACTACACATCTCGTACCGATGGTACGCGGCATTTTAACGACTTCCTATGCGCGTTTGAAAGATCGTTGGACGACGAGGGATTTACTGGATCTGTATCAACAAGTGTATGAAGGGGCAACTTTTGTACGCATACGTCCGGAAGGAGAATTCCCCGCAACGAAAGAAGTAGCCACATCGAATTACTGCGACATCGGACTTTATGTAGATGAGCGGACCAGAAGGGTCACTGTCATCTCGGTGATCGATAATCTGGTAAAAGGGGCATCTGGTCAAGCGGTGCAAAATCTGAATTTGATGAACGGCTGGGACGAGGCGACAGGCCTTGGATTTGTCCCCGTGTATCCGTAA
- a CDS encoding multicopper oxidase family protein, protein MPLTKYIDKLPIPHVLQPKKKERGVPLYEVRMKQVKQKLHSELPETTVWGYEGIYPGPTIEVKRGERIQVKWVNDLPPDHLLPVDKTVHGAQPPTPEVRTVVHLHGGHVRPENDGYPEAWFTEGFKQTGPFFVHKVYEYPNCQRATTLMYHDHALGITRLNVYAGLIGFYLIRDEREKKLHLPNGKYEIPLLIQDKSFNPDGSLFYPRQPNPPVQGADPSIVPEFFGDTNLVNGKVWPYLEVEPRKYRFRIANGANSRFYRLRLSSGQPFVQIGTDGGFLETPVTVNELLLSPAERADVIIDFSGHNGEKILLTNDAPTPFPNGNPPDPDTTGQIMQFRVKQNLAQKDKSSIPAHLSCIERLSETDASGTRDLTLTESRDSFGRPKLLLTSREWNDPITEAPLQGRTEIWRLINKTRDTHPIHLHLVHFQILDRQKFTETSTGEIIPIGSVMPPDPNEKGWKDTVRANPGEITRIITRFIPFSGLYVWHCHILEHEDYEMMRPYGVVESPLFNPCTDRDILCPDDRFRDCFDCQKDHDRVGLAKWTRTMIWKILIRKIIAKRGR, encoded by the coding sequence GTGCCGCTCACGAAATATATCGATAAACTACCCATTCCTCATGTTTTACAACCGAAAAAGAAGGAACGCGGAGTGCCTTTGTACGAAGTCAGAATGAAACAGGTAAAACAAAAACTCCATAGTGAACTTCCAGAGACAACGGTTTGGGGATATGAGGGTATCTACCCGGGGCCCACAATCGAAGTAAAACGCGGCGAACGAATTCAAGTAAAATGGGTGAATGATCTTCCGCCCGATCATCTGCTCCCAGTGGATAAAACAGTACATGGGGCACAACCTCCGACCCCGGAAGTTCGTACAGTTGTTCATCTCCATGGCGGGCACGTACGCCCGGAAAATGATGGGTATCCTGAAGCCTGGTTTACTGAAGGATTCAAACAAACGGGGCCTTTCTTCGTTCATAAAGTCTATGAATACCCGAACTGTCAACGGGCTACCACACTGATGTACCACGATCATGCGTTGGGTATCACTCGTCTGAACGTTTACGCAGGACTGATTGGTTTTTACCTGATTCGTGATGAGCGTGAAAAAAAACTCCACTTACCAAACGGGAAATATGAAATTCCATTGTTAATTCAGGACAAGTCATTCAACCCGGACGGTTCCCTTTTTTACCCGAGACAACCGAATCCCCCGGTTCAAGGAGCGGACCCGTCCATCGTGCCGGAGTTCTTCGGCGATACCAATCTGGTAAATGGAAAGGTTTGGCCTTATTTAGAAGTAGAACCGAGAAAATATCGGTTCCGAATTGCAAATGGGGCAAATTCCCGTTTCTACAGACTGAGACTTTCTTCGGGACAACCGTTTGTTCAAATTGGTACAGACGGTGGATTCCTGGAAACTCCGGTGACAGTGAACGAACTCCTGCTTAGCCCTGCGGAACGCGCAGACGTTATTATCGATTTTTCAGGTCATAACGGGGAAAAGATCCTTCTCACCAATGACGCTCCGACACCCTTTCCCAACGGAAATCCTCCCGATCCTGATACAACCGGACAGATCATGCAATTTCGTGTCAAACAGAACCTTGCACAGAAGGATAAAAGTTCAATTCCGGCTCATCTCAGTTGCATCGAACGTCTTTCAGAAACGGATGCCAGCGGTACGAGAGACCTTACACTCACCGAATCAAGAGACTCATTTGGACGACCTAAGCTGCTACTAACGAGTAGAGAATGGAACGATCCGATTACTGAAGCACCCCTCCAGGGAAGAACCGAAATCTGGAGACTTATAAACAAAACGCGTGATACGCATCCAATCCATTTACATCTCGTACACTTTCAAATCCTGGATCGACAGAAGTTCACCGAAACTTCTACAGGCGAAATCATACCTATCGGTTCAGTGATGCCACCGGATCCCAATGAAAAAGGATGGAAAGACACCGTTCGAGCCAATCCGGGAGAGATAACCCGAATCATCACTCGCTTCATCCCCTTCTCTGGACTATATGTTTGGCACTGTCATATCCTTGAACATGAAGACTATGAGATGATGCGTCCATATGGGGTTGTCGAATCTCCATTGTTTAACCCATGTACAGACAGAGATATTCTCTGCCCTGACGATCGTTTTCGTGATTGCTTTGATTGTCAGAAGGATCATGATAGGGTAGGACTAGCTAAATGGACGCGAACTATGATCTGGAAGATATTAATCAGAAAAATCATCGCAAAACGCGGAAGATAG
- a CDS encoding aldo/keto reductase encodes MGSLSIYFVSGTVGSLPQIKYSSYKKYEGECILHICIYKVKNESTAQVALNWVRQHPVVHIPIIGARTLFQLQDNLR; translated from the coding sequence ATGGGTAGTTTATCGATATATTTCGTGAGCGGCACAGTTGGTTCACTCCCTCAAATAAAATACAGTTCATATAAAAAATACGAAGGGGAATGTATTTTACACATATGTATTTATAAGGTAAAAAATGAGTCTACGGCTCAGGTTGCCCTGAACTGGGTTCGCCAACATCCCGTAGTGCATATCCCAATCATCGGTGCTCGCACCCTCTTTCAGCTTCAAGACAACCTGAGGTGA
- a CDS encoding winged helix-turn-helix transcriptional regulator — translation MDKAYQCPVEATLDVIGGKWKVLILWHLKGKVRRFSELKRLIPNITQKMLTQQLRELEAEGLIHRRVYAEVPPKVEYSLTEYGKTLNPILEMMCQWGAEHINQVEERKTVAPENN, via the coding sequence GTGGACAAGGCTTATCAATGCCCGGTGGAAGCCACACTGGATGTGATCGGTGGGAAATGGAAAGTGCTTATCCTTTGGCATCTGAAAGGGAAGGTTCGTCGGTTCAGTGAGCTGAAGCGGCTAATTCCCAACATCACTCAAAAAATGTTAACACAACAGTTGCGGGAACTGGAGGCTGAGGGATTGATCCATCGTCGAGTGTATGCGGAAGTCCCTCCCAAAGTGGAATACTCCCTGACCGAATATGGAAAAACCCTCAACCCGATCCTGGAGATGATGTGCCAGTGGGGAGCGGAACACATCAATCAGGTGGAAGAAAGAAAGACGGTGGCGCCGGAAAACAATTGA
- a CDS encoding zinc-binding dehydrogenase — protein MKAMVLDRPGSPETLRMADLPKPEPGPGEIRVRVLAVGLNPVDYKLAADGYLGWNYPFVLGLDVAGIVDALGEGVTEWSVGDRVFYHGDLSKPGGYAEYAITTAHTAARIPNGVSFTEAAALPCAGMTAYQALHRKAHIHAGETVLIQAGAGGVGGFAVQLANRSGARVITTCSARNRDYVLRLGAEEAIDYNAENMTERVMELTEGRGVDVVVDTVSGQSATAGLEMLAFNGRLVCIAGFPDFSKIRPFSKAVSIQEVALGAAHLSGDRVAQEDLRTMNQELAELVRTKQISPMLEQVIPFEKIPDGLAQLAQRHVRGKIVAEIR, from the coding sequence ATGAAAGCGATGGTATTGGACCGACCGGGGAGTCCGGAGACATTACGCATGGCGGATCTGCCCAAACCGGAACCCGGCCCCGGAGAAATCCGCGTCCGCGTGCTGGCAGTAGGATTAAACCCGGTGGATTATAAACTGGCTGCTGACGGATATCTTGGTTGGAACTACCCCTTCGTGCTCGGTTTGGATGTTGCCGGCATCGTGGACGCGTTGGGTGAAGGAGTAACCGAGTGGTCGGTCGGTGATCGTGTGTTTTACCACGGTGACCTGTCCAAACCGGGTGGCTATGCGGAATACGCCATCACCACCGCCCACACGGCGGCCCGAATTCCTAATGGGGTCTCTTTTACGGAAGCGGCCGCCCTCCCTTGCGCGGGAATGACCGCTTATCAGGCTCTGCACCGCAAGGCACATATCCATGCCGGAGAAACAGTTCTCATTCAGGCGGGGGCCGGTGGTGTGGGCGGTTTCGCCGTTCAACTGGCGAATCGGTCCGGGGCACGTGTCATCACTACATGCTCGGCGCGAAACCGTGATTACGTGCTTCGCCTCGGAGCTGAGGAAGCCATCGATTACAATGCGGAAAACATGACGGAACGTGTGATGGAACTGACGGAGGGCCGCGGCGTCGACGTGGTAGTGGACACCGTCAGCGGACAGAGTGCCACGGCAGGGTTGGAGATGCTGGCTTTCAATGGACGACTCGTCTGTATTGCGGGATTTCCCGATTTTTCAAAAATCCGCCCCTTCTCTAAAGCTGTCTCCATCCAGGAGGTTGCATTGGGGGCTGCGCATCTGTCGGGTGATCGAGTGGCCCAAGAGGATCTTCGGACAATGAACCAAGAACTGGCCGAACTTGTCCGGACTAAGCAAATTTCCCCCATGCTGGAGCAGGTCATCCCCTTTGAGAAAATCCCGGACGGACTGGCTCAATTGGCTCAAAGGCATGTCCGCGGCAAGATCGTCGCCGAAATCCGATAA
- a CDS encoding NAD(P)H-dependent oxidoreductase, with product MNALIVYAHPEPKSFNGALKDLAVRFLTEQGHQVQVSDLYAMNFKAVADREDFVELSNPEFFKYQLEQIHASQNGLFSPDIAAEMEKLRWADFVLFQFPLWWFSVPAILKGWIDRVFAMGFVYGGGMWYDKGGLKGKKAMLSLTTGGPAHIYSKDGINGDIDQILFPIHHGMLFFSGMEVLPPFIAWSVASASDEQRERYLEEFKQRLLTIESTEPIPFHPLSHYGENLQLKDEYKD from the coding sequence ATGAACGCATTGATTGTCTATGCTCATCCGGAACCTAAATCCTTCAATGGAGCATTGAAGGATTTGGCGGTTCGGTTTTTGACAGAACAGGGTCACCAAGTGCAGGTTTCGGATTTGTACGCCATGAACTTCAAAGCCGTTGCAGATCGGGAGGATTTTGTGGAACTGTCCAATCCCGAATTTTTCAAATACCAACTGGAGCAGATCCATGCGTCTCAAAACGGATTGTTTTCCCCGGATATCGCCGCTGAGATGGAGAAACTCCGTTGGGCTGATTTCGTGCTGTTCCAATTCCCTCTCTGGTGGTTCTCCGTTCCCGCTATTTTGAAGGGATGGATTGACCGGGTCTTCGCCATGGGATTTGTCTACGGGGGCGGTATGTGGTACGACAAAGGCGGATTGAAGGGGAAAAAGGCGATGCTCTCCCTGACCACGGGCGGTCCCGCCCATATCTATAGCAAAGACGGAATTAACGGGGACATCGACCAGATCCTGTTTCCGATCCATCACGGTATGCTGTTCTTCTCGGGAATGGAAGTGCTGCCTCCCTTCATCGCTTGGAGTGTCGCAAGCGCTTCCGATGAACAGCGGGAACGATACCTGGAAGAATTCAAACAACGGTTGCTCACCATCGAGAGCACAGAACCGATCCCCTTCCATCCCTTATCTCATTACGGAGAAAACCTCCAATTGAAAGACGAATACAAAGATTGA
- a CDS encoding DUF488 domain-containing protein — protein MPYEIRLKRIYEPSDTGDGKRILVDRLWPRGVKKEQARLDEWMKGIAPSPGLRRQFNHKPERFAEFRELYEKELASDPLHQQLINQICQYAQEGNVTLLYAAKDPVHNHAVVLRDWVKKKLR, from the coding sequence ATGCCTTATGAAATCAGATTGAAACGGATTTATGAGCCGTCAGACACGGGGGACGGAAAACGCATTTTGGTCGACCGTTTGTGGCCGCGCGGGGTGAAAAAGGAGCAAGCCCGTTTGGACGAATGGATGAAAGGAATCGCACCTAGTCCGGGACTGCGACGACAGTTTAACCACAAACCGGAGCGTTTTGCGGAATTTCGCGAGCTTTACGAAAAGGAACTCGCTTCCGATCCCCTCCATCAACAGTTGATCAACCAAATCTGTCAATATGCACAGGAAGGAAATGTCACCCTTCTTTACGCGGCGAAAGACCCGGTGCATAATCATGCGGTGGTGCTTAGGGATTGGGTGAAGAAAAAGCTGAGGTGA